From the genome of Hymenobacter cellulosilyticus, one region includes:
- a CDS encoding glycoside hydrolase family 28 protein produces the protein MAGIEMKWPAALINVLDQDNVAILGEGAVDGQGKPFWDNYWAMRKDYDPKGLRWIVDYDAKRPRTLLVANSSNVTLKGITLQRAGFWTVHILYSKNVTADGLTIRNNIGGHGPSTDGIDIDSSSYVLVQNCDIDCNDDNFCLKAGRDADGLRVNRPAEYILIQNCVAGAGDGLFTCGSETSGGIRHVIARNLKAKGTKVGIRIKSALTRGGTVEDITVDNIEMDGVGTAILMTMNWNPAYSYSSLPEGYTQETLPAHWKAMLTKVEPAEKGIPHFKDVTITNVRVRNAKTAISAEGQANSLLENMTLENITMTAETAGGINYGTGWHVKNINITAQDQEPVAVINSTGMKF, from the coding sequence GTGGCCGGTATCGAAATGAAGTGGCCCGCCGCCCTGATCAACGTGCTGGACCAGGACAACGTGGCCATCCTCGGTGAAGGCGCCGTGGACGGGCAGGGCAAGCCGTTTTGGGACAACTACTGGGCTATGCGCAAAGACTACGACCCCAAGGGCCTGCGCTGGATTGTGGATTACGACGCCAAACGCCCCCGCACCTTGCTGGTGGCCAATTCCTCCAACGTCACGCTCAAGGGCATCACGCTGCAGCGGGCCGGCTTCTGGACGGTCCACATTCTCTACTCCAAAAACGTGACGGCCGACGGACTGACGATTCGCAACAACATCGGCGGGCACGGCCCCAGCACCGACGGCATCGACATTGACTCGAGCTCATACGTGCTGGTGCAGAACTGCGACATCGACTGCAACGACGACAACTTCTGCCTCAAGGCCGGCCGCGACGCCGACGGCCTGCGCGTGAACCGTCCCGCCGAGTACATTCTGATTCAGAACTGCGTGGCCGGGGCCGGCGACGGGCTTTTCACCTGCGGCTCGGAAACCTCCGGCGGCATCCGCCACGTCATTGCCCGCAACCTCAAGGCCAAGGGCACCAAGGTCGGCATCCGCATCAAGTCGGCCCTGACCCGGGGCGGCACGGTGGAAGACATTACCGTCGACAACATCGAAATGGACGGCGTGGGCACGGCCATCCTGATGACCATGAACTGGAACCCGGCCTACAGCTACTCGTCCTTGCCCGAGGGCTACACCCAGGAAACCTTGCCCGCCCACTGGAAAGCCATGCTCACCAAGGTGGAGCCCGCCGAGAAGGGCATTCCCCACTTCAAGGATGTGACCATCACCAACGTGCGGGTGCGCAACGCCAAAACGGCTATTTCAGCCGAAGGCCAGGCCAATTCCCTGCTGGAAAACATGACCCTGGAAAATATTACCATGACGGCCGAAACGGCCGGCGGCATCAACTACGGAACGGGCTGGCACGTGAAAAACATCAACATCACGGCCCAAGACCAGGAGCCGGTGGCCGTCATCAACAGCACGGGCATGAAGTTTTAG
- a CDS encoding SusC/RagA family TonB-linked outer membrane protein has translation MTQEVTVGAGPVNVTLQEDVKQLADVVVVGYGTQKKSDVTGALSSVSEEKIKQVPVQNVTQALQGRAAGVDVAGSNFRPGESPSIRIRGNRSVRASNEPLYVVDGIPLAQGTGLNDFNPDDIESVEVLKDASATAIYGSRGANGVVIVTTKRGKEGKFSISYNSYASFDRAQRTLDVFDGAEFAEVRREAYRTSGSYTTPYPNPAGDFTLFGTDPNVWNNIANAYTWKDRTARVPETREATAEEKARFAQYGFPNVTQIPIYDPSKIQTTDWQKEALRTAFTQNHQLSASGGSENLRTSLSVGYLSQEGIQYGQDFTRYTARATFDFKINKIISVGGSTNASLGVQNYGPDIYGKAVGQLPYAAPYDAAGVFQFNPGADANILNPLRDPENTFNERRVARFFTSLYAEARLLEGLRYRLNIGPDFRNARNGQFRGARSTGQGGGSNAVSFAQYDQSQNFTYVIENLLFYDKQLSENHSLGVTLLQSAQQDRSEGSSVSATNLPYDSQKWYNIGSTYNAQAQSFGSGPFVRRRLMSYMGRVNYSFKDRYVLTATGRADGASVLAQGRKWAFFPSVALAWKLQEETFFKELTYLSELKLRGGYGSVGQASVDPYTTGGTLQQTPYVWDEIAAYGYTPTPGTLPNTLGGLPNRDLEWERTATVNVGLDFGFLRNRVTGSVEVYRANTTGLLLPRALPTVSGFNNVLQNIGATRNTGVEVSLSTVNMERGKFRWGTDFIFTKNKEEFVELASGKQDDIGNRWFIGQPLGVYYDYQYDGIWQTWETEGLARYRATPGTIKVVDVNNDGLINTADQVVLGSNRPKWTGSVNNSFSFRGFDLSFLVYARVGQLLGTGYRPGLGGRFPGMQVDYWTPANPSNSAPRPNSREDQATYSSSMLYRSGSFAKVRSISLSYTFPKELVSKFYSSNLSVYVNAVNPFLITKYEGLDPEATDVGSNTAELAQARNLSTKSLVFGLRIGF, from the coding sequence TTGACCCAGGAAGTTACAGTAGGAGCGGGGCCCGTCAACGTGACGCTGCAGGAAGACGTGAAGCAGTTGGCCGATGTGGTGGTGGTGGGCTACGGCACCCAGAAAAAGAGCGACGTAACCGGGGCCCTGTCGTCCGTGTCGGAAGAGAAAATCAAGCAGGTGCCGGTGCAGAACGTAACCCAGGCCCTGCAGGGTCGGGCGGCGGGCGTGGACGTGGCCGGCTCCAACTTCCGGCCCGGGGAAAGCCCTTCCATCCGCATCCGGGGCAACCGCTCGGTGCGGGCTTCCAACGAGCCGCTCTACGTGGTCGACGGCATTCCCCTGGCCCAGGGCACGGGCCTAAACGACTTCAACCCCGACGATATTGAGTCGGTGGAAGTTTTGAAAGACGCCTCGGCCACGGCCATTTACGGCTCCCGCGGGGCCAACGGCGTGGTCATCGTGACCACCAAGCGCGGCAAGGAAGGCAAGTTCAGCATCAGCTACAACTCCTACGCCAGCTTCGACAGGGCCCAGCGCACCCTCGACGTATTCGACGGGGCCGAGTTTGCCGAAGTGCGCCGCGAAGCCTACCGCACCTCGGGCTCCTATACTACGCCGTATCCTAATCCTGCCGGCGACTTCACCCTGTTTGGCACCGACCCGAACGTGTGGAACAACATTGCCAACGCCTACACCTGGAAGGACCGCACCGCCCGCGTGCCGGAAACCCGGGAAGCCACGGCCGAAGAAAAAGCCCGCTTTGCCCAGTACGGCTTCCCCAACGTAACCCAGATTCCGATTTACGACCCCAGCAAGATTCAAACTACCGACTGGCAGAAGGAAGCCCTGCGCACAGCCTTCACCCAGAACCACCAGCTCAGCGCCAGCGGGGGCTCCGAAAACCTGCGCACCTCGCTGTCGGTGGGCTACCTCAGCCAGGAGGGCATTCAGTACGGGCAGGACTTTACCCGCTACACCGCCCGGGCCACCTTCGACTTCAAGATCAACAAGATTATTTCGGTGGGCGGTTCTACCAACGCCAGCCTGGGCGTGCAGAACTACGGCCCCGACATCTACGGCAAGGCCGTGGGCCAGCTGCCCTATGCGGCACCCTACGACGCGGCGGGCGTGTTTCAGTTTAACCCCGGGGCCGACGCCAATATCCTGAACCCGCTGCGGGACCCGGAAAACACGTTTAACGAGCGGCGCGTAGCCCGCTTCTTTACCAGCCTCTACGCCGAAGCCCGCCTGCTCGAAGGCCTGCGCTACCGGCTCAACATCGGGCCCGACTTCCGCAACGCCCGCAACGGACAGTTCCGCGGGGCCCGCTCCACGGGCCAGGGTGGCGGCAGCAACGCCGTGTCGTTTGCCCAGTACGACCAAAGCCAGAACTTCACCTACGTCATCGAAAACCTGCTTTTCTACGACAAGCAGCTCAGTGAAAACCACAGTCTGGGCGTGACCCTGCTGCAAAGCGCCCAGCAGGACCGCAGTGAAGGCTCGTCGGTGAGTGCCACCAACCTGCCCTACGACAGCCAGAAGTGGTATAATATCGGCTCGACCTACAACGCCCAGGCCCAGAGCTTCGGCTCCGGCCCCTTCGTGCGCCGCCGCCTGATGTCGTACATGGGCCGGGTCAACTATAGCTTTAAGGACCGCTACGTGCTGACGGCCACCGGCCGCGCCGACGGGGCCTCGGTGCTGGCCCAGGGCCGTAAATGGGCCTTTTTTCCCTCGGTGGCCCTGGCCTGGAAGCTGCAGGAGGAAACGTTCTTCAAGGAGCTGACCTACCTCAGTGAGCTGAAGCTGCGCGGCGGCTACGGCTCCGTAGGCCAAGCCTCGGTGGACCCCTACACCACCGGCGGCACCCTGCAGCAGACGCCCTACGTGTGGGATGAAATAGCGGCCTACGGCTACACGCCCACGCCCGGCACCTTGCCCAACACCCTAGGCGGCCTGCCCAACCGGGACCTGGAGTGGGAGCGGACCGCCACCGTCAACGTGGGGCTGGACTTCGGCTTTCTGCGCAACCGCGTGACGGGCTCGGTGGAAGTGTACCGCGCCAACACCACCGGCCTGCTCTTGCCCCGGGCCCTGCCCACGGTGTCGGGCTTCAACAACGTGCTGCAGAACATCGGCGCCACCCGCAATACTGGTGTGGAAGTGTCCTTGTCGACGGTGAATATGGAGCGGGGCAAGTTCCGCTGGGGCACCGACTTTATCTTCACCAAAAACAAGGAGGAATTCGTGGAGCTGGCCTCGGGCAAGCAGGACGACATCGGCAACCGGTGGTTTATCGGCCAGCCCCTGGGCGTGTACTACGACTATCAATACGACGGAATCTGGCAAACGTGGGAAACCGAAGGGCTGGCCCGCTACCGCGCCACGCCGGGCACCATCAAGGTGGTCGACGTCAACAACGACGGCCTGATCAATACCGCCGACCAGGTGGTGCTGGGCTCGAACCGACCTAAGTGGACCGGCAGCGTGAACAACTCGTTTTCCTTCCGCGGCTTCGATTTGAGCTTTCTGGTGTATGCCCGGGTAGGCCAACTGCTGGGCACCGGCTACCGGCCCGGCCTCGGCGGCCGTTTTCCCGGCATGCAGGTGGATTACTGGACGCCGGCTAACCCCAGCAACAGCGCGCCCCGCCCCAATAGCCGCGAAGACCAGGCTACCTACAGCTCCTCGATGCTCTACCGCAGCGGCAGCTTTGCCAAGGTGCGCAGCATCTCGCTCAGCTACACCTTCCCCAAAGAGCTGGTTTCCAAGTTCTACAGTAGCAACCTGAGCGTGTACGTCAACGCGGTGAACCCCTTCCTGATTACCAAGTACGAGGGCCTCGACCCCGAAGCCACCGACGTTGGCTCCAACACCGCCGAGCTGGCCCAGGCCCGCAACCTGAGCACCAAAAGCCTGGTGTTTGGCCTGCGCATTGGTTTCTAA
- a CDS encoding Crp/Fnr family transcriptional regulator, translating into MVAALLAYLHLFGPLPPPDQALIADAWTPRSVAEGETLFAAGSVCQELFFIEEGVLRIMVAQETGKEVTHFFLAENRFCTILHSFTHEVPAAESIQAACPARVLAIGKPRLEALYQRLPYLRPRIDQIIQQGLLDKIQTRNAYLGQDSATRYQRFLQGQPDIARRVSLTDAASYLGITPQSLSRIRRGRR; encoded by the coding sequence ATGGTTGCTGCTCTACTGGCGTATTTACACCTGTTTGGACCACTGCCGCCGCCCGATCAGGCGCTGATTGCCGATGCCTGGACGCCCCGGAGCGTGGCCGAAGGCGAAACGCTGTTTGCGGCGGGGTCGGTGTGTCAGGAGCTGTTTTTTATTGAAGAGGGCGTGTTGCGCATTATGGTAGCCCAAGAAACGGGCAAGGAGGTGACTCACTTTTTTCTGGCTGAAAATCGGTTCTGCACGATTCTGCACAGCTTTACCCACGAAGTGCCCGCCGCCGAATCCATCCAGGCGGCTTGCCCGGCCCGGGTTCTGGCCATCGGCAAGCCCCGGCTGGAGGCGCTTTACCAGCGGCTGCCCTACCTGCGCCCCCGCATCGACCAGATCATTCAGCAGGGCCTGCTCGACAAGATTCAGACCCGTAACGCGTATCTGGGCCAGGACTCGGCCACGCGCTACCAACGGTTTCTACAGGGCCAGCCCGATATTGCCCGACGCGTGTCGCTCACCGATGCAGCCTCCTACCTGGGCATCACGCCCCAGTCGCTCAGCCGAATTCGCCGTGGCCGCCGCTAG
- a CDS encoding RagB/SusD family nutrient uptake outer membrane protein produces MFIKRPSTLLLAALVSSLAFTTSCKDFLEEELVSTLTNDYYETEQGLEDLVKAAYEPTRFKYANEHSYAMFNFGTDEFTHADQVNYIYWNTYDRNRLNTGNGIESFVHDVWTADYDGINRCNIGIEKIPLINGTGSLATPAQKTQRVAELRFLRAYYYFQLVQQYGAIPVSTKATESVQLEYTRTPVPEVYRLIVSDLRFAADNLSATSSEFGRATKGAAQHYLAKVYLTRGSAVTDQRGQQPTDMDSAAYYADQVITSQRYALEADFGKLWDISSYANSRTAQTSREIIFSTQFNNVTALAGRFGNRVHSYFTMFYEDQPGMARDLLNDRPFRRLMATNYTMDIYDRKNDSRFYKSFKTAWLANNSATIPKWTAADAPTPALVGQNKFALGDTAIFIVVNNPQQTAWTEQRIARSRYRTFARYYRTNSGGTASAYDPTGPVGVRNKYPQLVKYIDPFRQGAGVNEEAGTRDGILARLAETYLIAAEAYGRKNDYTKALTYINTLRNRAAYKAGEAKPTAFSLVEGGTRGDVSSTAAALQVTMNKFTTNDPAELYPATVSSPRDRFIHFILNERTRELAGELHRWEDLVRTETLLDRAKAFNPDTRENIQAYHKLRPIPREHLERISRNGQPLNADQRREEQNPGY; encoded by the coding sequence ATGTTTATCAAACGCCCCTCAACCTTGCTGCTCGCGGCCCTGGTGTCGTCGTTGGCTTTTACTACTTCCTGCAAAGACTTTCTGGAGGAAGAGCTGGTCTCGACCCTGACCAACGACTACTACGAAACCGAGCAGGGCCTGGAAGACTTGGTGAAGGCCGCCTACGAGCCTACCCGCTTCAAGTACGCCAACGAGCATAGCTACGCCATGTTCAACTTCGGCACCGACGAGTTTACCCACGCCGACCAGGTCAACTACATCTACTGGAACACCTACGATAGGAACCGCCTGAACACCGGCAACGGCATTGAGAGCTTCGTGCACGACGTGTGGACGGCCGACTATGACGGCATCAACCGCTGCAACATCGGCATCGAGAAGATTCCGCTCATCAACGGCACCGGCTCCCTGGCCACGCCCGCCCAGAAGACCCAGCGTGTGGCCGAGCTGCGGTTTCTGCGGGCCTACTACTACTTCCAGCTCGTGCAGCAGTACGGCGCCATTCCGGTGTCGACCAAAGCTACCGAGAGCGTGCAGCTCGAATACACCCGTACGCCCGTGCCCGAGGTGTACCGCTTAATCGTCAGTGACTTGCGCTTTGCCGCCGATAACCTCTCGGCTACTTCTTCGGAGTTTGGCCGGGCTACCAAAGGCGCGGCCCAGCACTACCTGGCCAAGGTCTACCTCACCCGGGGCAGCGCCGTAACGGACCAGCGCGGCCAGCAGCCCACCGACATGGACAGCGCCGCCTACTACGCCGACCAGGTAATAACGTCTCAGCGCTACGCCCTGGAGGCGGACTTTGGCAAGCTCTGGGATATTTCCAGCTACGCCAACAGCCGCACCGCCCAGACCAGCCGGGAAATCATTTTCTCGACGCAGTTCAACAACGTGACGGCCCTGGCCGGACGCTTCGGCAACCGGGTGCACTCGTACTTCACCATGTTCTACGAGGACCAGCCCGGCATGGCCCGCGACCTGCTCAACGATCGGCCCTTCCGCCGCCTGATGGCCACCAACTATACCATGGACATCTACGACCGGAAAAACGACTCCCGCTTCTACAAAAGCTTTAAAACGGCCTGGCTGGCCAATAACTCGGCCACCATTCCAAAATGGACCGCCGCCGACGCGCCCACCCCGGCACTGGTGGGCCAGAACAAGTTTGCCCTCGGCGACACGGCCATTTTCATTGTGGTCAATAATCCTCAGCAAACGGCCTGGACCGAGCAGCGCATTGCCCGCAGCCGCTACCGCACCTTTGCCCGCTACTACCGCACCAATAGCGGCGGCACGGCCTCGGCCTACGACCCGACCGGCCCGGTGGGCGTGCGCAACAAGTATCCGCAGCTGGTAAAGTACATTGACCCCTTCCGGCAGGGCGCGGGCGTGAATGAGGAAGCCGGCACCCGGGATGGCATCCTGGCCCGCCTGGCCGAAACCTACCTGATTGCGGCCGAAGCCTACGGCCGCAAAAACGACTACACCAAGGCCCTGACCTACATCAATACCCTGCGCAACCGGGCCGCCTACAAAGCCGGAGAAGCCAAGCCCACGGCGTTTTCGCTGGTAGAAGGCGGCACCCGCGGCGACGTGAGCAGCACGGCCGCCGCCCTGCAGGTGACTATGAACAAGTTCACCACCAACGACCCGGCCGAGCTCTATCCGGCCACGGTGTCGTCGCCGCGGGACCGGTTTATTCACTTCATCTTGAATGAGCGCACCCGGGAGCTGGCCGGTGAGCTGCACCGCTGGGAAGACCTGGTGCGCACCGAAACCCTGCTGGACCGCGCCAAGGCCTTCAACCCCGACACCCGGGAAAATATTCAGGCCTACCACAAGCTGCGCCCGATTCCGCGGGAGCACCTGGAGCGAATTTCCCGCAACGGCCAGCCCCTGAACGCTGACCAGCGCCGCGAGGAGCAAAACCCCGGGTACTAG
- a CDS encoding glycosyl hydrolase family 28-related protein produces MFLNLSFLLPLLTWLGSFMEPVPATTVSAAPADPAWVKETGAKTLPATKNTFTVAKYGAVADGKTLNTQAIQKAIDAAAKKGGVVTFAPGQYLTGSIFLKKGVTLRLDKGVTLLGSQDLKDYPSYPPAWPVSK; encoded by the coding sequence ATGTTCCTGAACCTGAGTTTTCTGCTGCCGCTGCTCACCTGGCTAGGCAGCTTCATGGAGCCCGTGCCGGCTACTACCGTTTCTGCCGCTCCCGCCGACCCGGCCTGGGTGAAAGAAACCGGCGCCAAAACCCTGCCCGCCACCAAGAACACGTTTACCGTAGCCAAGTACGGGGCCGTGGCCGATGGCAAAACGCTCAACACCCAGGCCATTCAGAAAGCCATTGACGCGGCGGCCAAAAAAGGGGGCGTGGTGACCTTCGCGCCGGGCCAGTACCTGACGGGCTCCATCTTCCTCAAGAAAGGTGTGACCCTGCGCCTCGACAAAGGCGTGACCCTGCTCGGCAGCCAGGATCTGAAAGACTACCCGAGCTACCCACCCGCGTGGCCGGTATCGAAATGA
- a CDS encoding SDR family oxidoreductase, with protein sequence MHKQITSGLLTSQRVVVLGGSAGIGLATAQAAAAASAQVVIVSSNEQRVQAALRSLPEASTGHAADLTQENQLQALFERIGAFDHLVFTAGESLLLGELAFTDLSAIRRAFELRYYGALAAVKYAQPHLRPGGSITLTSGIASRRPGKGWSVGASICGAMDALTRALAVELAPIRVNNVAPGVVKTDLWADMSDSDRAAMYTSIGRNLPVGRVGEASDIAQTYLYLMQQRYGTGQSIIVDGGNVLV encoded by the coding sequence ATGCACAAGCAAATCACCTCAGGATTATTAACCAGCCAGCGCGTTGTGGTGCTCGGCGGCAGCGCCGGTATCGGCCTGGCTACGGCCCAGGCGGCTGCCGCGGCTAGCGCCCAGGTTGTCATCGTCTCCAGCAACGAGCAGCGGGTGCAGGCGGCCCTGCGCAGCCTGCCTGAGGCCAGTACCGGCCACGCCGCCGACCTAACCCAGGAAAACCAGCTGCAGGCGCTGTTCGAGCGTATCGGCGCTTTCGACCACCTCGTCTTTACTGCCGGCGAGTCGCTGCTGCTGGGCGAGCTGGCTTTTACTGACTTATCAGCCATCCGGCGGGCTTTTGAGCTGCGCTACTACGGTGCCTTGGCGGCGGTGAAGTATGCCCAGCCCCATTTGCGGCCCGGCGGCTCCATCACGCTCACATCGGGCATTGCCAGTCGGCGGCCCGGCAAAGGCTGGAGCGTGGGAGCCAGTATCTGCGGGGCTATGGATGCCCTGACCCGGGCCCTAGCCGTGGAGTTGGCCCCGATTCGGGTGAATAACGTGGCCCCCGGCGTGGTAAAAACCGACCTGTGGGCCGATATGTCCGACTCCGACCGGGCCGCTATGTACACCAGTATTGGCCGCAACCTGCCCGTCGGCCGCGTGGGCGAGGCCTCCGACATTGCCCAGACCTACCTCTACCTGATGCAGCAGCGCTATGGTACTGGTCAGAGCATTATCGTAGATGGCGGCAACGTGCTGGTTTAG